One stretch of Brevibacillus laterosporus DNA includes these proteins:
- a CDS encoding chitin disaccharide deacetylase: MVTKLIINADDFGYSRGVNYGIITSHERGVVTSTTMMMNMPEVAHAFQLAEQHPALGVGIHLVLTCGKPISDDVPSLVDESSRFHSLRDVFDKMNTEDVEKEFTRQLEAFLSYGKKPTHIDSHHHVHGHEKVLPIVLKLAERYHLPLRLFHTHDEANMLQAGVRSTVAFDHNFYGDDLSLESLEKILDKHVGVESLEIMTHPAYIDQPLYQGSSYALQRMNELVILTDPHVKERLNSRDIKLITFEQLG; this comes from the coding sequence ATCGTTACGAAACTGATCATAAATGCAGACGATTTTGGTTACTCAAGAGGAGTCAACTATGGAATTATTACTTCTCATGAACGTGGGGTTGTTACTTCAACTACTATGATGATGAATATGCCTGAGGTGGCGCATGCCTTCCAACTGGCAGAACAACATCCAGCGCTAGGAGTAGGAATTCACTTGGTTCTGACTTGTGGGAAACCAATCAGTGACGATGTACCTTCTTTGGTAGATGAATCAAGTCGCTTTCACTCGTTACGGGATGTATTTGACAAAATGAATACAGAAGATGTTGAGAAAGAGTTTACACGTCAGTTGGAAGCATTCCTCTCATACGGGAAGAAACCAACCCATATCGATAGCCATCACCATGTACATGGGCATGAAAAGGTATTGCCTATTGTGCTGAAATTGGCGGAGCGGTATCATTTACCGCTTCGTCTCTTCCACACACATGATGAAGCGAACATGCTACAAGCAGGCGTACGGAGCACTGTAGCTTTTGATCATAATTTCTATGGAGATGATCTTTCCCTTGAGTCTTTGGAAAAAATCCTGGACAAACATGTTGGAGTGGAGTCGCTAGAAATCATGACACATCCCGCTTATATCGACCAACCTCTTTACCAAGGAAGTAGCTATGCACTTCAACGTATGAACGAATTGGTGATTCTGACTGACCCGCACGTTAAAGAGCGGCTGAATTCCCGAGATATAAAATTGATTACATTTGAACAACTTGGCTGA